The region GACCACATGTGCTTTATCCTCAAGGAGGAAAACTCAATGTTCACTGGCGACAACATCCTCGGCACAGGTACCAGCGCAGTCGAGGACTTGGGCATCTTCATGTCCAGTCTGCAAAAGATGATGGGCAAGAACTGCCAAACTGGACACCCCGCCCACGGCCAAACCATCGGTGACCTCAACGCAAAGATATCAAAGGAACTCATGTCCAAGTTCCGTCGAGAGAAGCAGGTACTTCAGGCCATGCGCGACCTGCGAGATGCGGGAGAGAGACGGCCAAACGTTCGAATGATTGTCGATCGCATGTATGGAAGCTCCGTCAACGAGACAACGCGGACTTTGGCTTTGGAGCCGTTCATCGGCGAGGTGCTACGGAAGCTTGCTGGCGATGGTAAGGTTGGGTTTGGTGTACGGGCTGGGAGGAAGGGCTGGTTCCTGGTTCCAAATGAACAGCAGAGTACACAGTTACGGCATACGCATTCGGTGTTTGTAAGGGCTAGTGCATAGAGGTTTTGTTGCATTTGTGGAGTTTGGAGTTTAGATTTTAGATACCATTAGTTTTGTTCAATAGAGGTTGAGTTACACCTTTTCACAATATTCTTCACGCTTTGGAGGCAGTCACTGGGGGACAAGCACATCTCAACAGTGACTTCGATTCTACGTATCAACACGGCCAATTCTCAGGGCTGGGCTTCTTATTCACGTCCACATCAAGTGAAAAATGGCTAAGGCGAGAAGTCAATGGTCTCGAGACTTTTTTGACTCAAGGAGTCCTTTCAGTCAAGGCCAGTACACCACCAACATACACATGTGTTGAGAAACATTCGGAAGAATCACATTCACTCAGCCCTCTGATATTGATATCGTTATCTTTTGATTTTACAAACAGATTGACAGATCATCCCCTTTGACCTGCCCATTCTCCACCCGTTGTTTCAAGTCAAGAAAAAAACGCCCCGAAAACACCCCCACATATCCAGTTACCGAGAAACCATCCGTCCTTCCTCATCGGATCCGCCACGTGCCCTCAACCATGAGCCCGGCTCCAGCTTCCCCGACTTACGGATCGAATGGTCCGCCTCC is a window of Pyrenophora tritici-repentis strain M4 chromosome 2, whole genome shotgun sequence DNA encoding:
- a CDS encoding metallo-beta-lactamase superfamily protein yields the protein MSMASGNTKDKGGYRQINKSLNICAFEDYLNGQTAGLKPIPDVEQVTPRVMRVRGQNPGKFTMQGTNTFLVGTGASRILIDTSGGEPEYAKLLASTLESRNINIKYVLLTHWHGDHTGGVPDLLRLYPHLENHIYKNIPEVGHRDISDGQLFHVEGATLQAVHTPGHAEDHMCFILKEENSMFTGDNILGTGTSAVEDLGIFMSSLQKMMGKNCQTGHPAHGQTIGDLNAKISKELMSKFRREKQVLQAMRDLRDAGERRPNVRMIVDRMYGSSVNETTRTLALEPFIGEVLRKLAGDGKVGFGVRAGRKGWFLVPNEQQSTQLRHTHSVFVRASA